A genomic region of Mesorhizobium sp. NZP2077 contains the following coding sequences:
- a CDS encoding sugar ABC transporter permease: protein MQALGELSETRYWMYLLLLPSLVMILLVIAYPTLYGMAISFREMRLTRPGLGGWVGFKHYAAMWSDAVFWIALKNTVVWVTAAVVLELALGLLAATALNRDLPGTKIFAVLILLPYFLPNVVAGHMWALLLDPRLGVINDLLVRVGVLHTYKAWFADPNTALAATVLVEAWHGFPFFALLLLAGLKSIPEDLYKAAAVDGAGVSAQLRLITLPMLKTVIAAAVILRVIGLVNSPDLLLILTGGGPGDATQVLSLYAFQTAYKEFNFGYASALSVVMFVILMVFAAAYIRLSRITKGEGDD, encoded by the coding sequence GTGCAGGCTCTCGGCGAACTGTCCGAGACCCGGTACTGGATGTATTTGCTTCTTCTTCCCAGCCTCGTCATGATCCTTCTGGTGATCGCCTATCCGACGCTTTACGGCATGGCGATCAGCTTTCGCGAGATGCGCCTGACGCGTCCGGGGCTGGGTGGCTGGGTCGGCTTCAAACATTACGCGGCAATGTGGTCCGACGCTGTCTTCTGGATCGCCCTGAAGAATACAGTCGTTTGGGTCACCGCGGCCGTGGTGCTGGAATTGGCGCTCGGCCTTCTCGCCGCGACAGCCCTCAACAGGGATTTGCCGGGCACGAAGATCTTTGCCGTGCTCATCCTGCTTCCCTATTTCCTGCCCAACGTCGTGGCGGGCCATATGTGGGCTCTGCTGCTCGATCCGAGGCTTGGGGTCATCAACGATCTTCTTGTTCGCGTCGGCGTCCTGCACACCTACAAGGCATGGTTCGCGGATCCCAATACCGCGCTTGCGGCGACCGTCCTCGTCGAGGCGTGGCACGGATTTCCATTCTTCGCGCTGCTGTTGCTTGCGGGCCTGAAGAGCATTCCCGAAGACCTCTATAAGGCAGCCGCGGTGGACGGCGCGGGGGTCTCGGCGCAGCTCAGGCTGATCACCTTGCCGATGCTCAAGACCGTGATAGCGGCGGCGGTGATCCTACGCGTCATCGGTCTGGTCAATTCGCCCGATCTGCTCCTCATTCTCACCGGTGGCGGACCGGGAGATGCCACGCAGGTCCTGTCGCTATACGCCTTCCAGACCGCCTACAAGGAATTCAATTTCGGCTACGCATCCGCGCTGTCGGTGGTGATGTTCGTGATCCTGATGGTCTTCGCTGCGGCCTATATCCGCCTGTCCAGGATCACCAAGGGAGAGGGCGATGATTGA